Proteins co-encoded in one Brassica rapa cultivar Chiifu-401-42 chromosome A02, CAAS_Brap_v3.01, whole genome shotgun sequence genomic window:
- the LOC103850559 gene encoding transcription factor DIVARICATA encodes MASSQWTRSEDKRFEEALVFFPEGSPNRWERIADQLHKPVGEVREHYEALVHDVFQIDSGQVDVPDYIDDSAAAAGWDSAGQISFGTKHSEGERKRGTPWSENEHKLFLIGLDRYGKGDWRSISRNVVVTRTPTQVASHAQKYFLRQNSVKKERKRSSIHDITTVDTSLAMPGSNMEWTGQHESPVQTQQQLVSEFGQELTPGGHFEDFGFGM; translated from the exons ATGGCGTCAAGTCAGTGGACGAGGTCGGAGGATAAGAGGTTCGAGGAAGCTTTGGTGTTTTTCCCTGAAGGATCTCCCAATCGGTGGGAGAGAATCGCCGATCAGCTCCACAAACCGGTTGGTGAAGTTAGAGAGCATTACGAGGCTTTGGTGCATGATGTCTTCCAGATCGATTCCGGCCAAGTTGATGTCCCTGATTACATAGATGACTCAGCGGCGGCGGCGGGTTGGGACTCGGCCGGTCAGATCTCGTTTGGGACTAAACACAGCGAGGGTGAGCGGAAAAGAGGAACTCCTTGGTCGGAAAACGAACACAA ATTGTTTCTGATCGGATTAGATAGATATGGTAAAGGAGATTGGAGGAGCATATCGAGGAACGTGGTGGTCACGAGGACACCAACGCAAGTAGCAAGTCATGCTCAGAAATATTTCCTTAGACAGAACTCGGTGAAGAAAGAGAGGAAGAGGTCGAGCATACACGACATAACTACGGTCGATACTAGTTTAGCCATGCCTGGTTCCAATATGGAGTGGACTGGCCAGCATGAGAGCCCTGTGCAGACTCAGCAACAGCTGGTGTCAGAGTTTGGTCAGGAGTTGACTCCTGGTGGTCATTTTGAGGATTTCGGTTTTGGGATGTGA
- the LOC103850556 gene encoding copper transport protein ATX1, with product MSQTVVLKVAMPCEGCVGAVKRVLGKMQGVESFDVDLKEQKVTVKGNVEPEAVLQTVSKTGKKTSFWGADEAETAKA from the exons ATGTCTCAG ACTGTGGTTCTAAAGGTGGCTATGCCATGTGAGGGATGTGTGGGAGCTGTGAAAAGAGTCCTAGGCAAAATGCAAG GTGTGGAGTCATTTGATGTGGATCTCAAAGAGCAGAAGGTAACTGTGAAAGGCAACGTGGAGCCAGAAGCTGTCCTGCAGACAGTCTCAAAGACTGGAAAGAAAACCAGTTTCTGGGGTGCCGACGAGGCTGAGACCGCCAAGGCCTAA
- the LOC103850560 gene encoding 40S ribosomal protein S17-4 yields the protein MGRVRTKTVKKSSRQVIEKYYSRMTLDFHTNKKILEEVAIIPSKRLRNKIAGFSTHLMKRIQKGPVRGISLKLQEEERERRMDFVPDESAIKTDEIKVDKETLEMLASLGMSDVPGVSVVEPQAVAPSFGRPPRRY from the coding sequence ATGGGGCGTGTCCGAACCAAGACCGTGAAGAAATCATCGCGTCAAGTGATCGAGAAGTACTACTCTCGCATGACGCTCGACTTCCACACTAACAAGAAGATCCTCGAGGAAGTCGCCATCATCCCTTCGAAGCGTCTCCGCAACAAGATCGCTGGATTCTCCACTCATCTCATGAAGAGGATCCAGAAGGGACCGGTGCGTGGTATCTCGCTCAAGCTTCAGGAGGAAGAGCGTGAGCGCCGCATGGACTTTGTGCCCGATGAGTCTGCTATCAAGACCGATGAGATTAAGGTTGATAAAGAGACTCTTGAGATGCTTGCTTCCCTTGGGATGTCTGACGTTCCTGGTGTATCTGTGGTTGAGCCTCAGGCTGTGGCTCCTTCTTTTGGCAGGCCACCAAGAAGGTACTGA
- the LOC103850558 gene encoding ACT domain-containing protein ACR12, with protein sequence MALLNAIFSVTHFASSSIIRCHASLPAQTLTPDLSPACFSDRRKFFQAVMPLSTRSTRNRVYASINSTDATTPSYPKMEDDEEEEDLVPKPMVLIDQDADPEATIVQLSFGDRLGALIDTMKALKDLGLDVIKGTVTTEGSIKQTRFSITKLDTGRKVEDPDLLEQIRLTIINNLLKYHPECSEQLAMGETFGIKAPEKKIDVDIGTHIHVKEDGPKRSLLCIETADRPGLVVEMIKVMADVNIDVESAEIDTEGLVAKDKFHVSYQGQALNSSLSQVLVNCLRYFLRRPETDIDSY encoded by the exons ATGGCACTCTTGAATGCTATCTTCTCTGTTACTCATTTTGCTTCTTCCTCCATCATCAGATGTCATGCTAGTTTACCCGCTCAAACTTTAACTCCAGATCTATCCCCTGCTTGCTTCAGTGATCGTCGCAAGTTCTTTCAAGCTGTAATGCCTCTATCCACTAGGAG TACAAGAAACCGCGTATATGCTTCAATTAACAGCACTGATGCCACTACTCCATCTTATCCG AAAATGgaagatgatgaggaggaggaggacttGGTTCCAAAGCCAATGGTTTTGATAGACCAGGATGCTGACCCTGAAGCTACAATTGTTCAACTCAGTTTTGGAGATCGTCTCGGAGCTCTCATCGACACA ATGAAGGCGCTGAAAGATTTGGGATTGGATGTTATAAAAGGAACTGTCACAACTGAAGGATCCATTAAGCAGACTAGATTTTCTATTACAAAACT AGACACTGGTCGGAAAGTGGAAGATCCTGACTTGTTGGAGCAGATTCGGTTGACAATCATCAACAATCTCTTGAAATATCATCCG gaaTGCAGCGAGCAACTTGCAATGGGTGAGACTTTTGGAATAAAAGCGCCAGAGAAGAAG ATTGATGTCGACATCGGGACTCACATACATGTGAAAGAAGATGGACCAAAGAGGAG CTTGCTTTGCATAGAGACAGCAGATAGGCCAGGTCTGGTTGTAGAGATGATTAAAGTGATGGCAGATGTCAACATAGACGTTGAATCCGCAGAGATAGACACTGAA GGGCTGGTTGCGAAAGACAAGTTTCACGTAAGCTACCAAGGGCAAGCGCTTAACAGTTCCTTGTCACAG GTATTGGTGAACTGTCTGCGTTACTTCCTGAGAAGGCCTGAAACTGACATCGACAgctattaa
- the LOC103850555 gene encoding uncharacterized protein LOC103850555, translated as MGMRRTTRVFGVAKPPDGAARVLRSGRRISHNVDEPKAKRAKGNKTSKGEDFTANKRRKVSSEAVDKRFGIVYNRKRKILSNQSSGSGSNRPVKPLQSLKFYTRRRRRILCVPLITLRVDWSCKDCWLSTVFGLVMSYLRRGQQLSLASLASFFMSQPVNDVFADHGVRFLSEPPLSSSRGVCRFFGGVNRLPLLSVDFSAVPGCFMDLHLTLALRVAPRSFAFVGRYLYLMNNPVEECDSEAELVLSPPCSPRNNGLHPLTVGNAQCRSSLGFDNIQRGRRSSLRKRRGGRNITHSVHKYNVVTQQNVKVIPIPGVREVCGYADDDSPSFSMPVHYISVKEDEVSRAMARSSAIYEMDSDDEEWLRKQNVEVFGKEDEEVLERDAFELMIDGFEKRCFHSLGDDLVDEKATVVARQEVVEAVHDYWLRKRKKRKAPLLRVFQGRRQAKKTPRPSKTVFRKRRSFKRQGKGKQLHLVALKMAEQEAWEEQEAFRRVEEAKAYADATMEIAIASRSRAQVLGENADLAVYKATMALKIAEAKKAAEPIELARNLFLN; from the exons ATGGGAATGAGACGAACCACCAGAGTCTTCGGCGTCGCTAAACCCCCTGACGGAGCCGCCCGCGTCCTCCGCTCTGGTCGCAGGATCTCTCACAACGTCGACGAGCCTAAGGCGAAGCGAGCCAAAGGGAACAAAACCTCCAAAGGTGAAGACTTTACTGCTAACAAGCGGAGGAAAGTGAGTAGTGAAGCTGTTGATAAGAGGTTTGGGATTGTATATAATAGGAAAAGGAAGATTCTTTCTAACCAATCTAGTGGTAGTGGTAGTAATAGACCAGTGAAGCCACTTCAAAGCCTCAAGTTTTATACCaggcgaagaagaagaatactCTGTGTTCCTTTGATTACTCTTAGAGTTGATTGGTCTTGTAAGGATTGCTGGTTGTCTACTGTTTTCGGTTTGGTAATGAGCTACTTGAGGAGAGGACAACAGCTTAGTCTCGCTTCTCTAGCTTCTTTCTTCATGTCTCAACCTGTTAACGACGTGTTTGCTGATCATGGCGTGCGGTTTCTTTCG GAGCCTCCTCTTAGCTCATCAAGAGGTGTCTGCAGGTTCTTTGGGGGCGTGAATCGTCTTCCTCTCTTGTCAGTTGATTTTTCTGCTGTTCCTGGATGTTTCATGGATTTGCATTTGACTCTAGCTCTCAGAGTGGCGCCACGGTCCTTTGCTTTCGTGGGGAGATATCTGTATTTGATGAACAATCCGGTTGAAGAGTGTGATTCAGAGGCTGAGTTAGTTCTATCTCCTCCTTGTAGTCCGAGGAACAATGGGTTGCATCCGTTAACTGTAGGGAATGCTCAGTGTAGAAGCAGTTTAGGTTTTGATAATATCCAGAGGGGGAGAAGAAGCTCTTTAAGAAAGAGACGAGGTGGAAGAAACATTACGCATAGTGTACACAAGTACAATGTTGTGACGCAACAGAATGTGAAAGTCATTCCTATACCTGGCGTAAGAGAAGTGTGTGGGTATGCGGATGATGATTCTCCCTCGTTTTCTATGCCGGTTCATTATATCTCTGTGAAAGAAGATGAGGTTTCAAGAGCCATGGCTCGAAGCAGTGCGATTTACGAGATGGATTCTGATGATGAAGAGTGGCTGAGGAAGCAGAATGTGGAAGTGTTTggtaaagaagatgaagaagttcTTGAGCGAGATGCTTTTGAGTTGATGATTGATGGGTTTGAAAAGCGGTGTTTCCATAGCCTTGGGGATGATCTAGTGGATGAGAAAGCAACCGTTGTTGCTAGGCAAGAGGTGGTTGAAGCAGTGCATGATTACTGGTTGAGGAAAAGGAAGAAGCGAAAAGCACCACTCCTTAGAGTTTTCCAG GGTCGTCGTCAAGCGAAGAAAACTCCACGACCTTCCAAAACTGTGTTTCGTAAGAGAAGATCCTTTAAAAGGCAGGGGAAAGGCAAGCAGCTACATCTCG TGGCTCTAAAGATGGCTGAACAAGAAGCTTGGGAGGAACAGGAGGCTTTTCGTCGAGTGGAAGAAGCCAAGGCCTACGCTGATGCAACCATGGAGATAGCCATTGCTAGTAGAAGTAGAGCGCAAGTTCTTGGAGAGAATGCAGATTTGGCTGTTTACAAAGCCACGATGGCCCTTAAGATTGCAGAAGCCAAGAAAGCAGCTGAACCGATCGAGTTGGCCAGAAACCTATTCTTGAACTGA
- the LOC103850554 gene encoding uncharacterized RNA-binding protein C1827.05c, with the protein MGAKAKKALKKNMKKISASSSSQLAVPQNPKPSADFLPLGGGPARKAPVTKPLESKATVLYIGRLPHGFYETEIEAFFTQFGTVKRVRVARNKKTGKSKHFGFIQFEDPEVAEIAAGAMNDYLLLEHMLQVRVIPPEHVKPNLWKGFKCQYKPVDWVQIERKQHNKERTLEEHRKMLHKVVKRDQKRRKRIEAAGIQYQCPELVGNTQPLPKKIKFSED; encoded by the exons ATGGGGGCCAAGGCGAAGAAAGCTCTGAAGAAGAACATGAAGAAGATCtcagcttcctcttcttctcagcTGGCTGTTCCTCAAAACCCGAAACCATCAGCTGATTTTTTG CCACTAGGAGGCGGTCCAGCTCGAAAAGCACCAGTGACCAAACCTCTTGAGAGCAAAGCCACGGTGCTATACATTGGTCGTCTCCCTCAtgggttctatgagactgagaTTGAAG ctttcttcacGCAGTTTGGAACAGTCAAGAGAGTCAGAGTCGCAAGAAACAAAAag actGGGAAGTCCAAGCATTTTGGGTTCATACAATTTGAGGACCCTGAG GTGGCGGAAATTGCAGCGGGTGCAATGAATGACTATCTGTTGCTCGAGCACATGCTTCAAGTCCGTGTTATTCCACCTGAGCATGTTAAACCCAATCT GTGGAAAGGGTTCAAGTGTCAGTACAAACCAGTGGATTGGGTTCAGATCGAGCGTAAACAACATAACAAG GAAAGGACATTGGAAGAGCATAGGAAAATGTTGCACAAAGTTGTGAAACGTGATCagaaaaggagaaagagaatCGAAGCTGCTGGAATACAATATCAATGCCCTGAGCTT GTTGGAAACACACAGCCATTACCTAAGAAGATCAAGTTTAGTGAAGACTAA